A window of Heterodontus francisci isolate sHetFra1 chromosome 2, sHetFra1.hap1, whole genome shotgun sequence genomic DNA:
TTGCTGTTCATGCGATCTTATGGTGTACAAATTGCTGCCACATTCACCTACAAAGCAACAGCGACTGAACTTCAAAGTAAATAATtgtatgtaaagtgctttgggatgttctgaaagATGTGATAACTTGCTGTATAAATACGATTTCTTTCTTTTTACCGCTTGTTCCCAGACAGCTCTTTATTATGTGGAAATTCTAATAATAGACTTTCCATTTAAACTGTTAATTTACCAGCTCTTCTCTATGCAAAATGATGGTAAATGTTTTACATGTGAATTGTGAAATATAATTTATGGGTCTTCATTCATAGTTCAGAGCCTCATTCAGTTTGCCACATAAAAATCAGGAGCACTGACCTCTGTGTCCCATTCTCCAATCTATGATCCTATTGAAGGAGGCCTTGCACAGGGAGTAGAGTTTGCAAAAATTACCTTACACTCTGCACTTTAAACTGAAATGCTGCCATCTCTGAAACTTGATACAGTGGCTTATTATAGGCCACATGGTGGAACCATAGCAAGGGGGGCATTCTTGTATAGAGCATGATATTGTGAATAACAGCTTAAGTAGAAAAAGTAAAGGTTGAGACTCGGCTATTCCTTTAGAATTCTAACTTTTCCATTATTACACGAGGGCCACATGCGGCCTTGAACCTTGGCAATAACCCAGGCAGCTCATTCCTGTTTGCACTTATATTTCTTGGATCAACTGTATTTTAATATTGAGAAGACCAATGCATTGTCTTCAatgcctgccacaaactctgtgccATTGTCATTGATTCCATTATCTCCCTGACGCTGTCTCAAGTTGAATCAGACTTTTTGCAACTTTGGCATCCTAttcgaccctgagctgagcttccaactccaTAGCCACTCCATTTCAAAGACTACctaattccacctctgtaacatcgccctttCCCACCTCTGCTTCAGCCCATCCTCTGCTGAAACTCATCAATGCCTTTGTCACATCGTGACTTGACTATGCTGTTcaagctggtctcccatattcaatGCTCTGTAAACCTCAGCTCATACAAGagtttgctgcccatatcctataaTCCACCAAGTCCCACTCTGTCATCACTCCTGGTTTGCCAGACCTACATAGGCTGCCAGTCCCCTAACACTTCTAATTTATAATTTCATTCTTGCTTTTAATTCCCTTCactgccttgcctctccctatctctggaacctcctgcaACCCCACTAACCCACCACCCACCCCTGCCACCCAAACTCTCCATTCTTCTGACTCAGGCCCTCTGGTGCAATCACCCCTTCCCTTTGCCtctccactggtggccatgccttctgctATTTTGGTCCCATACTTTGGACTTCTCTCCATAAACTTGTCTGCCTCTCTATCTACCCCTCTTCAAGACCCTACTTAAAActcacctttttgaccaagctttgagtGACCTCTCCAAATGTCCACTTCTTTGGCTCAGGAGAATCCTTCCATCCTCCCTCAGCTTGACCACCTCTATAAGAATTTCCTGTATCTTTTAATAGTGCGCTTCCTAGTGGTATGGATGTAACTATTGCCAGTCAAAACAACATAACTTGCCCTGACCCTGCAACCATTGGTAGGATCAGCTGTGGTTGTCCCAGATGAGTTCACCTCAGCACTTATGCTGAGATGTGGTGCACCgccacctccccccacctcaccccctgcAGATTTTTGGAGCTACTGAGATCTGTTGGTGTCAGCAACTTTAAGTATGTTCAAATTAATGGGAACATATAGTTTTAAACTGTGgatgtgcccccccctccccccccatcgccATGGTATGCACCTATTAGCTTCACAAAGATGAAAGCTTGGGTATCCCTATATTAAAGTATCCACCTGCATTCCAAATGTTTGAAGTATTTCTGCCTCTACCAGATTGCAGATTGTTCCAAACATTAGCAGTATTTCAATAAGGCAGCTCTTGCTGATAACTGTTTTAAATTTATTATTTACTTGTTTATATTTCCATCCTTTGATTCTATTTTTCTGACTTAATCATTGTAAGTTCTTCCAGACCTTTAGGTGAAGTTTCACCTTATTTGCCTTCTTCGTGTATCAAGCAGTGAATACATcaacaagtacaagtaaatcttaATCATTTTTGAGCTGCATTGCCATAGCTCAAATACAAGAGTAAAGTTAACAATCTTGCACTCCTGGTACAGAGCCTCACCAGATAGGTGTGCAGGTCTGAGATGGGCTCAAGCACTGTAGTGCTAATTCCCCAATCAGTGTTCGTATTGAGGCTCTTTGCTGGCAATGCACATTTGCTGAATAAACCCTGTAGAGCATATAAATAGCTAGCTACTCATTGGTTAAAATTAGAATCCAAACACCCAATCGAGAACCATCCACTTGCTGAGTAATAACAATTAAATCCATTGTTTTTCTGGGCCATATTTGAAGTTTCAGTACAATGAACAATGTGTAACTTATTTTTCTCCCTACAGATAGCCTGACAGTTTACTTACACGGATCACAATCATCAAATGCAGTCTGCCCACTTTCTCAGAAATAATGGGGGGCAGGTGAAGGATTGTCCACCAGCAGCACTGcctcctgtctggatttactgacaTTAAAGTTGAAATCACAAACTACCTTCTGAAATAAACCACCACCATTGTGGTTGAATGGTCGCTATGAATTGCCAGACTACAGAGGATTCTGCAGAAAAACAGCTGTTTTCTTCTGAGGAGCTGGAATGCAAAATCTGTTACAATCCTTACAATCTGAAGAACAGGAGACCCAAGTTGTTGGAATGCTTTCACAGGGTGTGTGCCAAATGCCTTTATAGGATTGTAGACCTTGGAGACTCCTCCCAAAGTATAATTAGCTGTCCTTTCTGCAGGTATGAGACAAGTGTACTAGATGATGAAGTTGGTGGACTTCCGGATGACAGTAATGTCCTTGCTGCACTTACATGCAAGGAGAAAAATAGAAGGTTTGCCTTGGACAACACATCTGAGCTTCTGCTGACTCCAAAACGGTTAGGCTCCTTTGCAAGCCCCTCCCATAGCTCCTCAAACTGTCTGGTTATCACCATCATGGAAGTTCAAAGGGAATCCCCACAATCACAGAGCTCAGCATCAGTCATGGAATTCTACAACTCCAGTTTTGATTCAATGACCTCAATGTCCCAGCAATGGGCAATTTGGAATTGCACTCCCCTATTCTGCCATACAATAGGCAGGATTCTAGTCTGGATACTAGGACTGCTGTACTTCAGCTCTTTGCCTCTTGGAGTTTACCTGCTAGTGATTCAGAAAGTCACACTAGGGATCATATTTGTCAGTCTCGTTCCCTCCAGTCTTGTTATACTTATGGTCTACGGTTTCTGTCAATGTTTATGTCATGAGTTTTTGGATTGCATATCTTCCTGAAAGCAAAATCAAAAAGTAAGTATGAAGTTACAATAGCACATCTTGGTTATAGGAATTCAGGTTTTTTTGTCTTGTATTAACTCTCGCTTATGAACTGTGTAATTCTGCCATTATGCGTGTCTGGAAAGGCTGTTCTTCCAGTAGAAAATTGTAATATAAAGTGATAGTTGTGTTCCTTGGTGTGCAATATATTCTTATTGCACATTATTTTGTTCAAAAGTGAATACAATCACAATCCGAAAAGCACGAGGGAAAGTAAATTGCACTAGTTATTATGTCACTGTTTGAAAGCTGTGAAAGAAAGTATTGTTAAACTTCTTAATAGACCTTTAAATCTAATCAGGGTCCTGATAAAGGTGCACTAATCTATTGCTATATATCATTTGATAATCCTAATCAATATATTAACATATAACTTAAAATGTTTTGGCAAACAAGTTATACATTTTTCAGGAACTCCGCTTATAAAGAGATTGAAAAAGAATGAGTTGAACAAGGTTCTATGAATGCACTAATCTGACACCTTAATGGAAGTGGGGAATGCTTTTATGTGAGGGTAGTCCCAACAGTGCAACATATACATAGG
This region includes:
- the LOC137379454 gene encoding E3 ubiquitin-protein ligase RNF182-like — its product is MVAMNCQTTEDSAEKQLFSSEELECKICYNPYNLKNRRPKLLECFHRVCAKCLYRIVDLGDSSQSIISCPFCRYETSVLDDEVGGLPDDSNVLAALTCKEKNRRFALDNTSELLLTPKRLGSFASPSHSSSNCLVITIMEVQRESPQSQSSASVMEFYNSSFDSMTSMSQQWAIWNCTPLFCHTIGRILVWILGLLYFSSLPLGVYLLVIQKVTLGIIFVSLVPSSLVILMVYGFCQCLCHEFLDCISS